One genomic region from Hoeflea algicola encodes:
- the ybaK gene encoding Cys-tRNA(Pro) deacylase: protein MAKTTRATQALAKLGIGFTVHDYAYHADAHSIGLQAADALGEDPARVLKTLMAELDGKPVCAVLPSDREVSMKKLAAALGGKSAAMMKPADAERLTGYHVGGISPFGQKKHVPTVIEAAALDQPYVFINAGQRGLQLRLDPKDAQAALQATAAAIVA, encoded by the coding sequence ATGGCCAAAACCACCCGCGCCACCCAGGCGCTCGCCAAACTCGGCATCGGCTTTACGGTTCACGACTACGCCTATCATGCCGACGCCCACAGCATCGGCTTGCAGGCTGCCGATGCGCTGGGCGAGGACCCGGCCCGGGTGCTCAAGACGCTGATGGCGGAACTCGACGGCAAGCCGGTCTGCGCCGTGTTGCCGTCGGACCGGGAAGTCAGCATGAAAAAACTTGCGGCAGCCCTTGGCGGCAAATCGGCGGCGATGATGAAGCCTGCCGATGCCGAACGCCTTACCGGTTACCATGTCGGCGGCATCAGCCCGTTCGGTCAGAAAAAACACGTGCCGACCGTGATCGAAGCCGCAGCGCTCGATCAACCCTATGTCTTCATCAATGCCGGCCAGCGCGGGCTGCAGCTCCGGCTCGATCCCAAGGATGCGCAGGCAGCATTGCAGGCGACCGCCGCGGCCATCGTTGCCTGA